Proteins from a single region of Streptomyces spinoverrucosus:
- a CDS encoding DUF4331 domain-containing protein, with translation MTAISKRGAGLRSVATLVCGALAAGGLAAAGVTALEPGEAEASSHREAPLISGTPQFDNTDVYAFVSPDKPDTTTIIANWIPFEEPAGGPNFFTFAEDAQYDIHVDNNGDAQGELLFRYTFKTHVKNKKTFLYNTGPVESLDDQDLNVTQTYDIDLLRLKKQHLVSRTKIADDVPVAPSNVGKASMPDYAGLRKQAVHELAGGATTFAGQADDPFFLDLRVFDLLYGGNLSEVGNDTLKGYNVNSIALQVPNHLIQESADQPIVGIWSTTQRKNAQGHFRQVSRLGNPLVNEVVNPIEDKDTFNASGPWDDAQFLDNVTNPELPKLIEAIYKIPAPKEPRNDLVDVFLKGVPDLNQPPHVTPSEMLRLNTSIEPAAEPKRLGVLDGDNAGFPNGRRLTDDVIDAALQVVEGELLGAKNDLGDAVDKNDKEFEKAFPYVALPTEGSRGPLAKGTSGGNDVRSQIGDALQPAGTDDTTLIAASAGAGAGGILLIGAALMWWRRMRRRAY, from the coding sequence ATGACAGCTATCTCCAAGCGCGGCGCGGGACTCAGGAGCGTCGCCACCCTCGTCTGTGGTGCGCTGGCCGCCGGGGGGCTCGCAGCCGCCGGCGTGACCGCGCTGGAACCGGGGGAGGCGGAAGCCTCCAGCCACCGGGAGGCCCCGCTGATCTCGGGGACCCCGCAGTTCGACAACACCGACGTGTACGCGTTCGTCAGCCCGGACAAGCCGGACACGACGACGATCATCGCGAACTGGATCCCGTTCGAGGAGCCGGCCGGCGGACCGAACTTCTTCACGTTCGCCGAGGACGCGCAGTACGACATCCACGTCGACAACAACGGTGACGCGCAGGGCGAGCTGCTGTTCCGCTACACGTTCAAGACGCACGTCAAGAACAAGAAGACGTTCCTCTACAACACGGGCCCGGTCGAGAGCCTGGACGACCAGGACCTCAACGTCACGCAGACCTACGACATCGATCTGCTGCGGCTGAAGAAGCAGCACCTGGTGTCCCGCACGAAGATCGCGGACGATGTGCCGGTCGCGCCCTCCAACGTGGGCAAGGCGTCGATGCCGGACTACGCGGGGCTGCGCAAGCAGGCCGTGCACGAACTGGCCGGCGGCGCCACGACGTTCGCCGGGCAGGCCGACGACCCGTTCTTCCTGGACCTGCGCGTCTTCGACCTCCTCTACGGCGGGAACCTCTCCGAGGTCGGCAACGACACGCTCAAGGGCTACAACGTCAACTCCATCGCCCTTCAGGTGCCCAACCACCTGATCCAGGAGTCCGCGGACCAGCCGATCGTCGGCATCTGGTCGACGACCCAGCGCAAGAACGCCCAGGGCCACTTCCGGCAGGTCTCACGGCTCGGCAACCCGCTGGTCAACGAGGTCGTCAACCCGATCGAGGACAAGGACACCTTCAACGCGTCCGGGCCGTGGGACGACGCCCAGTTCCTGGACAACGTCACCAACCCCGAGTTGCCGAAGCTCATCGAGGCGATCTACAAGATCCCGGCGCCCAAGGAGCCCCGCAACGACCTGGTGGACGTCTTCCTCAAGGGCGTACCGGACCTCAACCAGCCGCCGCACGTGACCCCGTCCGAGATGCTGCGCCTGAACACGTCCATCGAGCCGGCCGCCGAACCGAAGCGGCTCGGCGTCCTGGACGGCGACAACGCGGGCTTCCCCAACGGCCGCCGCCTCACCGACGACGTGATCGACGCCGCACTCCAGGTCGTCGAGGGTGAACTGCTCGGTGCCAAGAACGACCTGGGCGACGCGGTCGACAAGAACGACAAGGAGTTCGAGAAGGCCTTCCCGTACGTGGCCCTGCCGACGGAGGGCTCACGCGGCCCGCTGGCCAAGGGCACCTCGGGCGGCAACGACGTCCGCAGCCAGATCGGCGACGCCCTCCAGCCCGCCGGCACGGACGACACGACCCTCATCGCCGCCTCCGCGGGCGCGGGTGCGGGCGGAATCCTGCTGATCGGCGCCGCCCTGATGTGGTGGCGCCGCATGCGCCGCCGCGCGTACTGA
- a CDS encoding CaiB/BaiF CoA transferase family protein has translation MDRLPLPLEGITVVAVEQAVAAPFATRQLADLGARVIKVERVDGGDFARGYDTAARGLASHFVWCNRGKESVALDLKDPRGLDVVRRLVADADVFVQNLAQGAAARLGLDAATLCAAHPRLIAVDISGYGASGPYADKRAYDMLVQCEAGLVSVTGTPEQPVKAGIPAADIAAAMYAFSGVLAALVRRGATGLGGPVEVSMLEALAEWMGHPLHHVMHDGTPPARTGLAHAVIAPYDAYATADGGRVLLSVQNDREWRRLAEQVIRRPELGTDPAFATNAARVANRERTDAEVARALRALTADEAQARLEGAGIACARLRDVGEVAEHPQLAARERWREVGSPVGPLRALLPPITWPGGEPARSGDVPALGQHTEALLHAVGMTDGEIAALRRDGVTA, from the coding sequence ATGGATCGTCTCCCCCTGCCCCTGGAGGGCATCACCGTCGTCGCCGTCGAACAGGCCGTCGCCGCCCCCTTCGCCACCCGGCAGCTCGCCGACCTCGGCGCCCGGGTGATCAAGGTGGAACGGGTGGACGGCGGCGACTTCGCACGCGGCTACGACACCGCCGCGCGCGGCCTCGCCTCGCACTTCGTGTGGTGCAACCGCGGCAAGGAGTCCGTCGCTCTGGACCTGAAGGACCCGCGCGGACTGGACGTCGTACGGCGGCTGGTGGCCGACGCGGACGTGTTCGTGCAGAACCTCGCGCAGGGGGCGGCGGCGCGGCTCGGGCTCGACGCGGCCACGCTGTGCGCCGCGCACCCGCGGCTGATCGCCGTGGACATCTCCGGATACGGGGCATCGGGTCCGTACGCGGACAAGCGGGCGTACGACATGCTCGTGCAGTGCGAGGCCGGGCTGGTGTCGGTGACGGGGACGCCGGAGCAGCCGGTGAAGGCGGGGATCCCGGCGGCGGACATCGCGGCGGCCATGTACGCCTTCTCCGGCGTGCTGGCGGCGCTGGTGCGGCGCGGCGCCACCGGGCTCGGCGGGCCGGTGGAGGTGTCGATGCTGGAGGCGCTCGCGGAGTGGATGGGGCATCCGCTGCACCATGTGATGCACGACGGCACTCCCCCGGCGCGCACGGGCCTCGCGCACGCCGTCATCGCGCCCTACGACGCCTACGCCACGGCGGACGGCGGGCGGGTGCTGCTGTCGGTGCAGAACGACCGGGAGTGGCGGCGGCTCGCCGAACAGGTCATACGGCGGCCGGAGCTGGGGACTGATCCGGCGTTCGCGACGAACGCGGCGCGGGTGGCGAACCGGGAGCGGACGGACGCGGAGGTCGCGCGGGCGCTGCGGGCGCTCACCGCCGATGAGGCGCAGGCCCGGCTGGAGGGTGCGGGGATCGCGTGCGCCCGGCTGCGGGATGTCGGGGAGGTGGCGGAGCATCCGCAGCTGGCGGCCCGGGAGCGGTGGCGGGAGGTGGGCTCGCCGGTGGGGCCGCTGAGGGCGCTGCTGCCGCCGATCACCTGGCCGGGTGGGGAGCCGGCGCGGAGCGGGGACGTACCCGCGCTCGGGCAGCACACCGAAGCTTTGCTGCACGCCGTGGGGATGACGGACGGCGAGATCGCAGCGCTGCGCCGGGACGGTGTGACTGCCTGA
- a CDS encoding TetR/AcrR family transcriptional regulator → MAGRAAEPEVIWARPERTGRGPKPAYSRADIAAAAVRIADAEGLDAVSMRRVAAELGCGTMSLYNYVPRKEDLHELMVDAVSGEHELWEPSGDWRADMVRVGRQTRALMHRHPWLPRLMSPVHGFSPNALRYLEHCLACLDPLDMTYGMKMQLIGMLNGVVTTYVANELATAERTRSLPWSQEQEHAVRAAYLGSQVASGAYPRMAAAFAEDPGPIDLEAVFELALARVLDAFGPKHT, encoded by the coding sequence ATGGCGGGCCGAGCGGCCGAACCCGAAGTGATCTGGGCGCGTCCCGAGCGGACGGGGCGTGGGCCGAAGCCGGCGTACAGCCGCGCCGACATCGCGGCGGCCGCGGTGCGGATCGCGGACGCCGAGGGACTGGACGCGGTCTCGATGCGGCGGGTCGCCGCCGAGCTGGGCTGCGGCACGATGTCGCTGTACAACTACGTCCCCCGCAAGGAGGACCTGCACGAGCTGATGGTGGACGCCGTCAGCGGTGAGCACGAGCTGTGGGAGCCGAGCGGCGACTGGCGGGCAGACATGGTTCGGGTGGGGCGCCAGACCCGCGCGCTGATGCACCGCCACCCCTGGCTGCCCAGGTTGATGTCGCCGGTCCACGGCTTCAGCCCCAACGCCCTGCGCTATCTGGAGCACTGCCTGGCCTGTCTGGATCCGCTGGACATGACGTACGGCATGAAGATGCAGCTGATCGGGATGCTCAACGGCGTCGTGACGACGTACGTGGCGAACGAACTGGCCACCGCCGAGCGCACCCGGTCGCTGCCGTGGTCGCAGGAGCAGGAGCACGCGGTACGGGCCGCCTATCTGGGCAGCCAGGTGGCGAGTGGCGCCTACCCCCGGATGGCGGCGGCGTTCGCCGAGGACCCGGGCCCGATCGATCTGGAGGCCGTCTTCGAGCTGGCGCTGGCCCGGGTGCTGGACGCCTTCGGGCCCAAGCACACCTAG
- a CDS encoding ATP-binding cassette domain-containing protein has product MTSTYAVLSEGLEKRFGQIRAVRGLDLAVATGTVCGVLGPNGAGKTTAARLLTTLLRPDAGSARVAGHDLVREADAVRRRIGVTGQYASVDGDLTGRENLRLFARLHRVRGAAARAAELLDDFGLTEAADRPASTYSGGMRRRLDLAASLVRRPDVLFLDEPTTGLDPSGRNRIWEAVRRLKADGTTVLLTTQYLEEADQLADTVALVDGGRVTQTGSPAEFKSLVGAYAEVVVADAEALPKAAAVLDQLTGSQPAFDHERNTVGAVTRDVTLTLPRLVRELDAAGVALLDAGLRPPTLDDAFARLTERAA; this is encoded by the coding sequence ATGACTTCTACGTACGCTGTACTTAGTGAAGGTCTGGAGAAACGCTTCGGGCAGATCCGTGCGGTGCGCGGCCTGGATCTCGCGGTGGCGACGGGGACGGTGTGCGGGGTCCTCGGACCGAACGGGGCCGGCAAGACCACGGCCGCACGCCTGCTGACCACGCTGCTCCGCCCGGACGCCGGCTCGGCGCGCGTCGCCGGGCACGACCTGGTGCGGGAGGCCGACGCCGTACGCCGCCGGATCGGTGTGACCGGGCAGTACGCGTCGGTGGACGGCGACCTCACCGGACGCGAGAACCTGCGCCTGTTCGCACGGCTGCACCGGGTGCGCGGCGCGGCCGCGCGCGCCGCCGAACTCCTGGACGACTTCGGGCTGACCGAGGCCGCCGACCGGCCGGCGTCCACCTACTCGGGCGGTATGCGACGGCGGCTGGATCTCGCGGCGAGCCTGGTCCGCCGCCCGGACGTGCTGTTCCTGGACGAGCCGACGACCGGGCTCGACCCGTCGGGCCGGAACCGGATCTGGGAGGCCGTACGGCGTCTGAAGGCGGACGGCACGACCGTGCTGCTCACCACGCAGTACCTGGAGGAGGCCGACCAACTCGCCGACACCGTCGCCCTGGTGGACGGGGGGCGGGTCACGCAGACCGGTTCACCGGCGGAGTTCAAGTCGCTCGTCGGGGCGTACGCGGAGGTTGTGGTCGCGGACGCGGAGGCCCTGCCCAAGGCCGCGGCCGTACTCGACCAGTTGACCGGCTCGCAGCCCGCGTTCGACCACGAACGGAACACCGTGGGCGCGGTCACCCGTGACGTCACCCTCACCTTGCCCCGGTTGGTGCGTGAACTCGACGCCGCGGGCGTGGCGTTGCTCGACGCCGGTCTGCGTCCGCCCACTCTCGACGACGCATTCGCCCGGCTGACGGAGCGTGCCGCATGA
- the hmgA gene encoding homogentisate 1,2-dioxygenase: MSADARKTAERLAYLCGFGNEHSSEAEPGALPEGRNSPQRAPLGLYAEQLSGTAFTEPRAHNRRSWLYRIRPSAAHPTFTRTDNGGLRTAPFAETAPDPNRLRWNPLPEPPPGTDFLAGLWTLGGNGDAAQRTGIAVHLYHANADMDRVFSDADGELLIVPERGGLLLRTEFGLLGAEPGHVALVPRGVRFRVELLDESARGYVCENYGAPFRLPDLGPIGANGLANPRDFRAPVAAYEDVEGPVEVVNKFCGNLWTATYDHSPLDVVAWHGNHVPYLYDLRRFNVLGTISYDHPDPSIFTVLTSPSDTPGLAGVDFVVFAPRWLVGEDTFRPPYFHRNVMSEYMGLVEGAYDAKAEGFVPGGGSLHNMMSAHGPDRETFDRASAAELRPQKVDDGLAFMFETRWPVTLTPQAARAEHLQQRYDDVWQGLQRHFRPL; the protein is encoded by the coding sequence ATGAGCGCGGACGCCCGGAAGACCGCCGAACGGCTGGCCTACCTCTGCGGATTCGGCAACGAGCACAGCTCCGAGGCCGAGCCGGGCGCACTGCCCGAGGGCCGCAACTCACCGCAACGCGCCCCCCTCGGCCTGTACGCCGAGCAGCTCAGCGGTACGGCCTTCACCGAACCCCGCGCCCACAACCGCCGGTCATGGCTGTACCGCATCCGCCCCTCGGCCGCGCACCCGACGTTCACCCGCACCGACAACGGCGGCCTGCGCACGGCCCCCTTCGCCGAGACCGCGCCCGACCCGAACCGCCTGCGCTGGAACCCGCTGCCCGAGCCGCCGCCCGGCACCGACTTCCTGGCCGGCCTGTGGACGCTGGGCGGCAACGGCGACGCGGCCCAGCGCACCGGCATCGCCGTGCACCTGTACCACGCCAACGCCGACATGGACCGCGTCTTCAGCGATGCGGACGGCGAGCTGCTGATCGTCCCGGAGCGCGGCGGGCTGCTGCTGCGCACCGAGTTCGGGCTGCTGGGGGCGGAACCGGGGCATGTGGCGCTCGTTCCGCGCGGGGTGCGCTTCCGGGTGGAGCTCCTCGACGAGTCGGCCCGGGGATACGTCTGCGAGAACTACGGCGCCCCGTTCCGCCTCCCCGACCTCGGCCCGATCGGCGCCAACGGCCTCGCCAACCCCCGGGACTTCCGGGCGCCCGTCGCCGCTTACGAGGACGTCGAGGGCCCGGTGGAGGTGGTCAACAAGTTCTGCGGCAACCTCTGGACGGCGACGTACGACCACTCACCGCTCGACGTCGTCGCCTGGCACGGCAACCATGTGCCGTACCTCTACGACCTGCGCCGTTTCAATGTGCTCGGCACCATCTCGTACGACCACCCGGACCCGTCGATCTTCACGGTCCTCACCTCGCCGTCCGACACCCCCGGGCTCGCGGGCGTCGACTTCGTGGTCTTCGCGCCGCGCTGGCTGGTGGGCGAGGACACGTTCCGGCCGCCGTACTTCCATCGCAACGTCATGTCCGAGTACATGGGCCTCGTCGAGGGCGCGTACGACGCGAAGGCCGAGGGTTTCGTGCCGGGCGGCGGCTCGCTGCACAACATGATGTCGGCGCACGGCCCGGACCGGGAGACCTTCGACCGGGCGAGCGCCGCCGAGCTGCGACCGCAGAAGGTGGACGACGGGCTGGCGTTCATGTTCGAGACGCGCTGGCCGGTGACCCTGACACCGCAGGCGGCGCGCGCGGAACACCTGCAACAGCGCTACGACGACGTGTGGCAGGGCCTTCAGCGGCACTTCCGCCCGTTGTGA
- a CDS encoding GntR family transcriptional regulator, with amino-acid sequence MTSFAPDSIVLNRKLPLWYQVSQSLRASILGRSPRDPLRLPTEEQLAGHYGVSVLTMRQALKELEDEGLITRHRRRGTFIEPSARRGAPVRLLGSVDAIVAQQSGMTTELLDHGHAPVPAELAEYFPDLGEVATYHRLRSDEKTGEPTNHAHNHVRPELADRIDLDDLTRWPMTKVLRDVVGADISRITDTVEARLADPETARLLNVPLLSPILHYTGVTYDASGRVLDVAVIHYRGDRFSFTVTLDAT; translated from the coding sequence GTGACCTCCTTCGCCCCGGACTCGATCGTCCTGAACCGCAAGCTGCCGCTCTGGTACCAGGTGTCGCAGTCGCTGCGCGCCTCGATACTCGGCCGCTCGCCCCGGGACCCGCTGCGGCTGCCGACCGAGGAGCAGTTGGCGGGGCACTACGGCGTGAGCGTGCTGACCATGCGGCAGGCGCTGAAGGAGCTGGAGGACGAGGGCCTGATCACCCGGCACCGCAGGCGCGGCACGTTCATCGAGCCCAGCGCCAGGCGGGGCGCTCCGGTGCGGCTGCTGGGCTCGGTGGACGCGATCGTGGCCCAGCAGTCCGGCATGACCACCGAGCTGCTGGACCACGGCCACGCGCCGGTGCCCGCGGAACTCGCCGAGTACTTCCCGGACCTCGGCGAGGTGGCCACGTACCACCGGCTGCGCAGCGACGAGAAGACGGGCGAGCCGACCAACCACGCCCACAACCACGTCCGCCCCGAACTGGCCGACCGGATCGACCTGGACGATCTGACCCGCTGGCCGATGACCAAGGTGCTGCGGGACGTCGTCGGGGCGGACATCAGCCGCATCACGGACACGGTGGAGGCCCGGCTCGCGGACCCGGAGACGGCACGGCTGCTCAACGTGCCGCTGCTGAGCCCGATCCTGCACTACACGGGCGTGACGTACGATGCGTCCGGGCGGGTACTGGACGTGGCCGTCATCCACTACCGGGGGGACCGCTTCTCCTTCACGGTGACGCTGGACGCCACTTGA
- a CDS encoding anti-sigma factor: MSLLDRLTGRADPHSLAAPYALDALEGDERARFEKHLERCARCAQEVRALSEDAVRLAWSTAAPAPAALRDRVLAAVRTTAQEPPRARENRLPPHVWGTQPPPARTRTRRTRPLFVPFATATAAAALVVAALFAVQADRSERQLAAERDRAREIAHVLAAPDARAATGKDAEGRTLGVIASASEGRAIVTLNGYDDPPDGRVHQLWLMRPQAQPRSLGLLDDDTPFVANGLDTAATSLAVTVEPDGGSAQPTTQPVVQLALESVGFGE; this comes from the coding sequence ATGAGCCTGCTCGACCGTCTCACCGGCCGCGCCGATCCGCACAGCCTCGCCGCGCCCTACGCGCTCGACGCCCTGGAAGGCGACGAGCGTGCCCGTTTCGAGAAGCACCTGGAGCGCTGCGCGCGCTGTGCGCAGGAGGTGCGGGCGCTCTCCGAGGACGCCGTGCGCCTCGCCTGGTCCACGGCCGCTCCCGCGCCGGCCGCCCTGCGCGACCGGGTGCTGGCCGCCGTACGCACCACCGCGCAGGAACCCCCGCGCGCGCGTGAGAACCGGCTGCCCCCGCATGTGTGGGGCACCCAGCCGCCACCGGCGCGCACCCGTACGCGCCGCACGCGCCCCCTGTTCGTCCCGTTCGCCACCGCGACCGCCGCCGCGGCCCTCGTCGTCGCCGCCCTGTTCGCCGTCCAGGCGGACCGGAGCGAGCGGCAACTGGCCGCCGAGCGGGACCGGGCACGTGAGATCGCCCACGTCCTGGCCGCTCCCGACGCCCGCGCGGCCACCGGCAAGGACGCCGAGGGACGGACGCTTGGAGTGATCGCCTCCGCTTCCGAGGGGCGTGCGATCGTCACGCTGAACGGGTACGACGACCCGCCGGACGGACGTGTGCACCAACTGTGGCTCATGCGCCCCCAGGCGCAACCGCGCTCCTTGGGTCTTCTCGACGACGACACGCCCTTCGTCGCGAACGGCCTGGACACGGCGGCCACGTCACTCGCAGTGACCGTCGAGCCCGACGGCGGGTCAGCCCAGCCAACCACTCAACCGGTTGTCCAACTCGCCCTGGAATCGGTCGGATTCGGAGAGTGA
- a CDS encoding sigma-70 family RNA polymerase sigma factor: MEADRLLIRVAGGDQMAFEELYALVSGPVFGLVQRVVRDPAQSEEVAQEVLLELWRSAARFDPARGSALSWILTLAHRRAVDRVRSARAAGEREQREALRAGTPAFDHVAEEVEAGLEREWVRRCLDRLTALQRESVTLAYYDGYTYREVAERLSLPLGTVKTRMRDGLTRLRECLGGVA; this comes from the coding sequence GTGGAGGCGGACAGACTGCTGATCCGCGTCGCGGGCGGGGACCAGATGGCGTTCGAGGAGCTCTACGCACTGGTGTCCGGACCGGTGTTCGGGCTCGTCCAACGCGTGGTGCGGGATCCGGCGCAGTCCGAGGAGGTGGCCCAGGAGGTGCTGCTCGAACTGTGGCGGTCCGCCGCCCGATTCGACCCCGCCCGCGGCAGCGCCCTGTCCTGGATCCTCACCCTCGCTCACCGCCGCGCCGTCGACCGGGTGCGCAGCGCCCGCGCGGCCGGCGAGCGGGAGCAGCGCGAGGCACTGCGCGCCGGGACGCCCGCCTTCGACCATGTCGCCGAGGAGGTGGAGGCCGGACTCGAACGCGAGTGGGTGCGCCGCTGCCTGGACCGGCTCACCGCCCTCCAGCGGGAGTCCGTCACCCTCGCCTACTACGACGGCTACACCTACCGTGAAGTGGCCGAACGGCTCTCTTTGCCGCTCGGCACGGTCAAGACCCGGATGCGCGACGGACTGACCCGGCTGCGCGAGTGCCTCGGAGGAGTCGCGTGA
- a CDS encoding ABC transporter permease, with translation MSMLAYDGTALLGRQLRRMRNNPGLLILTQTMPITMLLFFAFVLGSALTMPGAEYRSYLVPGLLVATAANGIMTGMFQAAQDTHRGVTDRLRSLPISRAAVPLGQAVADLVVTAAGTVPFLLVGLAVGWRIEGSALGAVGAVGLLLLFRFATTWAGILLGLLTRNEEAAGQLGGATFVLPLLSNAYIPTDGMTGWLRTVAEWNPVSAVTTALRDLFGNAPVPDGAAWPVAHPIAGSLAWCAVLLAVCVPLAVRRYAHGEG, from the coding sequence ATGAGCATGCTGGCGTACGACGGGACCGCGCTGCTGGGCCGCCAGTTGCGGCGGATGCGGAACAACCCGGGGCTGCTGATCCTCACCCAGACCATGCCGATCACGATGCTGCTGTTCTTCGCGTTCGTCCTCGGCAGCGCCCTGACGATGCCCGGCGCGGAGTACCGCTCGTACCTGGTGCCGGGCCTGCTGGTCGCGACGGCCGCGAACGGGATCATGACCGGCATGTTCCAGGCCGCCCAGGACACCCACCGGGGTGTGACGGACCGCCTGCGCAGTCTGCCGATCAGCCGGGCGGCGGTGCCGCTCGGGCAGGCGGTCGCGGACCTCGTGGTCACGGCGGCCGGGACCGTGCCGTTTCTGCTGGTCGGGCTCGCGGTGGGCTGGCGGATCGAGGGGAGCGCACTGGGGGCGGTGGGCGCGGTCGGCCTGTTGCTGCTGTTCCGGTTCGCCACCACCTGGGCCGGGATCCTGCTGGGCCTGCTCACCCGGAACGAGGAGGCCGCGGGGCAACTGGGCGGCGCCACCTTCGTGCTGCCGCTGCTGTCCAACGCCTACATCCCCACGGACGGCATGACCGGCTGGCTGCGCACGGTCGCCGAGTGGAACCCGGTCAGCGCCGTGACCACGGCCCTGCGGGACCTCTTCGGCAACGCCCCGGTGCCGGACGGAGCCGCCTGGCCGGTGGCACATCCGATCGCCGGGTCACTGGCCTGGTGCGCCGTGCTGTTGGCGGTGTGCGTCCCGCTCGCCGTCCGCCGGTACGCGCACGGTGAGGGCTGA
- a CDS encoding type ISP restriction/modification enzyme has product MPGVTHDDAPLLADLMPWSVAPPRLGRGWPTAPDPSCLKARWDALMKAEGADREALFEPTRSRTLHSAVGQLPGRSTGTEKLLRAQGPCPEPVRVLLSPFDEQWLIPDHRLIDAARPELWRVADERQVFVVENPEGGGPHLLATSLLPLLRPGRVRPLFRRPGGAEPNLAPGLLEHLAPRLGQAPDPVDVLAWILVAVRADLTVPLTDDPGLWSHGVETGRRMLWLLRRDGDRPKLPGGRRPYVRAPLPARPRTLHYDREEETLHLDEGRISPVPSPAWDFEAGGIRVLEQWFAARTAEGEPGTLLAIRPATWPQAWTSELLELITVLTLLAELPPVQAQSTLTATDLRSAGVLPVPASARRPASVLDHHEEGPEGQFALI; this is encoded by the coding sequence ATGCCCGGCGTGACGCACGACGACGCTCCGCTGTTGGCGGACCTCATGCCGTGGTCCGTCGCACCGCCGCGGCTCGGCCGGGGGTGGCCGACGGCCCCCGACCCGTCCTGTCTCAAGGCCCGCTGGGACGCCCTGATGAAGGCCGAGGGCGCGGACCGGGAGGCCCTGTTCGAGCCGACGCGCTCGCGCACCCTGCACTCGGCGGTCGGGCAGCTGCCGGGCCGGTCCACCGGAACGGAGAAGCTGCTGCGCGCGCAGGGCCCCTGCCCCGAGCCGGTCCGCGTGCTGTTGTCCCCCTTCGACGAGCAGTGGCTGATTCCGGACCACCGTCTGATCGACGCGGCGCGGCCGGAGTTGTGGCGGGTGGCCGACGAGCGACAGGTGTTCGTGGTCGAGAACCCGGAGGGCGGCGGCCCCCACCTGCTGGCCACCTCCCTGCTCCCGCTGCTCCGCCCCGGCCGCGTCCGCCCCCTGTTCCGCCGCCCCGGCGGCGCGGAACCGAACCTCGCCCCCGGCCTGCTGGAGCACCTGGCCCCGCGCCTCGGCCAGGCCCCCGACCCGGTCGACGTCCTGGCCTGGATCCTGGTCGCGGTACGGGCGGACCTCACCGTCCCGCTCACCGACGACCCCGGACTCTGGTCGCACGGCGTCGAGACGGGCCGCCGCATGCTCTGGCTGCTGCGCCGCGACGGTGACCGCCCCAAACTGCCCGGCGGCCGCCGCCCCTACGTCCGCGCCCCGCTCCCCGCCCGCCCCCGCACCCTCCACTACGACCGCGAGGAGGAGACCCTGCACCTCGACGAGGGCCGCATCTCCCCGGTGCCGTCCCCGGCCTGGGACTTCGAGGCGGGCGGGATCCGCGTCCTGGAGCAGTGGTTCGCGGCGCGCACGGCCGAGGGCGAGCCCGGCACGCTCCTCGCGATCCGCCCGGCGACCTGGCCCCAGGCGTGGACGTCGGAGCTGCTGGAGCTGATCACGGTCCTCACGCTGCTGGCCGAACTTCCGCCGGTGCAGGCGCAGTCGACCCTCACCGCGACCGACCTGCGCAGCGCCGGCGTCCTGCCGGTCCCGGCTTCCGCCCGCCGCCCCGCGTCGGTCCTGGACCACCACGAGGAGGGCCCGGAAGGCCAGTTCGCCCTGATCTAG